The following are encoded in a window of Rubellicoccus peritrichatus genomic DNA:
- a CDS encoding BatA domain-containing protein, with protein MQIILGNPAGLWGLLMIPTLVLIHCFQRRRKPQVISTLFLVEAGGQERRGGREFVFWKHSITFWMQILAALLLTWLLLQPRWIRDQSQQRIAMVLDSSLSMDAFMPSLIESLDEATQQLGRASEVTDWLLMESDETAPIIYHGMDRDELLLAAKNWQPSISHHDPDPALRRAQSLIRETGAVVFITDHADNDLPAGVGLLSVGESTENVGFTGVTVGMEASEPVWRTIIRNYGDQAATRKWWIEIDGQSNEARTVSLEPGGSLAIAGTFPYGKNAMDIILESDAWSIDDRMPVVWPEPKRLAYILDVSDENLANQFRSLTRSVPEVYQGTISGTTDLLVRGTENLIRQTLDIPFQVLYYSPADSLEDSSLLGGQIAVEEHPLMQGLNWNGLLASSSGLDYKLGPNEEPLLWAGERPLIWIRKTNTGSDLVVNFDLEKSNAFKLPAFVLLFHRFAELARTDKPVFQRLNLETGQDVSVTLPDAADVVTLNGEVVSASSVHFMEAPDRPAWLDIHVDDKPLLLAATHFADVREADLRQAESHNNLDLLSRDLIEAQSEDDFLFPFWVLLLTGVMLASWNYAERGR; from the coding sequence ATGCAGATAATCCTGGGAAACCCGGCTGGTTTGTGGGGACTCTTGATGATACCTACGCTGGTGTTGATTCATTGCTTTCAACGTCGTCGCAAGCCACAGGTCATTAGTACGCTTTTTTTAGTGGAAGCAGGAGGACAGGAGCGTCGGGGTGGTCGCGAGTTTGTTTTCTGGAAGCATTCCATTACTTTTTGGATGCAAATACTTGCAGCGCTTTTGCTCACATGGCTTTTACTACAACCACGCTGGATTCGTGATCAGTCGCAGCAACGCATTGCGATGGTGCTGGATAGCTCTTTATCAATGGATGCTTTTATGCCATCGCTTATTGAATCATTGGATGAAGCAACACAGCAATTGGGGCGTGCTTCTGAGGTGACGGACTGGTTACTAATGGAGTCCGATGAGACGGCTCCGATCATTTATCATGGCATGGATCGAGACGAACTTTTACTTGCAGCAAAGAACTGGCAACCGTCCATTTCTCATCATGATCCGGATCCTGCTTTAAGACGTGCGCAGTCTCTGATTCGTGAAACTGGAGCAGTTGTCTTTATTACGGATCATGCTGATAACGATCTGCCCGCCGGGGTCGGCTTATTGTCAGTTGGAGAATCGACCGAAAACGTTGGCTTCACTGGTGTGACTGTTGGGATGGAAGCCAGTGAGCCTGTATGGCGGACTATTATTCGTAATTATGGTGATCAGGCAGCAACACGCAAATGGTGGATCGAGATTGATGGCCAATCTAATGAAGCACGGACCGTTTCATTGGAACCGGGTGGCAGTCTGGCCATTGCGGGAACATTCCCGTATGGCAAGAACGCCATGGATATTATTTTGGAAAGCGATGCATGGTCTATTGATGATCGTATGCCTGTTGTGTGGCCTGAGCCTAAGCGTTTGGCATACATCCTCGATGTTTCAGATGAAAACCTGGCGAACCAATTTCGTTCACTGACCAGGAGTGTTCCTGAGGTTTACCAGGGAACTATTAGCGGCACTACGGATTTATTAGTAAGGGGAACAGAAAATCTGATTCGCCAAACACTGGATATACCTTTTCAGGTCCTATACTATTCACCTGCTGACTCATTAGAAGACTCCAGTTTACTTGGAGGGCAGATCGCGGTTGAGGAGCATCCGCTTATGCAGGGACTGAACTGGAATGGATTACTCGCGAGTTCGTCTGGCTTGGATTACAAACTCGGGCCGAATGAGGAACCATTACTATGGGCCGGAGAACGCCCACTCATTTGGATACGAAAAACCAATACTGGTTCGGACCTCGTAGTGAATTTTGATCTTGAGAAATCGAATGCTTTCAAGCTACCTGCCTTCGTCTTGCTCTTTCACCGTTTTGCAGAACTGGCACGCACCGACAAGCCGGTTTTCCAGAGATTGAACCTGGAAACCGGGCAGGATGTTTCGGTCACACTCCCGGATGCTGCTGATGTTGTAACGTTAAACGGCGAAGTGGTCAGTGCTTCGAGTGTCCATTTTATGGAAGCGCCGGACCGACCGGCTTGGCTTGATATTCATGTCGATGATAAACCGTTGTTGCTTGCTGCAACACATTTTGCCGATGTCAGAGAGGCAGATTTACGACAAGCAGAATCGCACAATAATCTTGATCTATTGAGTCGTGATTTGATTGAGGCCCAAAGTGAGGACGATTTTCTTTTCCCCTTTTGGGTGCTCTTGCTGACAGGCGTCATGCTGGCTAGCTGGAACTATGCGGAAAGGGGACGATGA
- a CDS encoding VWA domain-containing protein, with amino-acid sequence MWISNPEWFLLAPAMLFVGWFLKALRLWLPLRIACLVLVMLILVNPHWERLRPGVDLWVLVDQSDSARDLLAPSLKEWEQLLEESKGGDDTLSVIDFAGDATIRMGEASEILSMQTNQTDLPLAVNMAVANNDTRRVSKVLLLSDGYSTESLHGLNDMLREAEMPLHHRLVHFDEENDARVVSFRAPSQVQAGEPTMLDIEMQGSVNQKIDYRIRRNKEVIGKGELTLGSDGRQRLRLTDRVFEPGSHHFEVELITPNDPRPGNNRSSLWTEMTAGPRIILLTAYENDPVGKALASLGLPVQQLTQFANLNEGSLSGARAVIINNVPANVLPGEFLESLAFYVSEQGGGLAMLGGKYSFGSGGYYRSPIDEVLPVSMELKEDHKKLAVAMAIVLDRSGSMGAGVAGGRTKMDLANAGASDTVELMGANDAVTVFAVDSEPHVIVPLTAVTGNQGAIQNRIRRIVSMGGGIFVYTGLVAAWEELQKAPAGQKHIILFADAADAEEPGKYKALLDEITNNGGTVSVIGLGTDKNADANFLKDVAKRGNGRIFFNNDPAKLPAIFAQETVAVTRSAFLEETVGLQPTADWMEISAQPMQWPSVVDGYNLSYLRTRAASAVNSKDEYHAPMVAFWRRGSGRSAAVTFPLSGPFSDSIRAWPEYGNFIQTLIRWLVGNQEHPGLGIRTRVDGSTLVTDLFYSDEWDDTIADSTPSIVYTQGGIDEAKEGQWERMAPGHFVTRIPLEDHTPYRGAVQWNDATIPFGPLATQENREWDTAPAQLNALQATANASGGGAVTLLETIWESEDQERFQSLRPILLIALIFLFLVEAAWRRLR; translated from the coding sequence ATGTGGATTAGTAATCCAGAATGGTTCCTACTCGCACCGGCGATGCTTTTTGTCGGTTGGTTTCTGAAAGCTCTCAGGCTTTGGCTGCCACTACGGATCGCATGTCTAGTACTGGTTATGTTGATTCTGGTCAATCCTCACTGGGAGCGCTTACGGCCAGGAGTGGATCTCTGGGTTTTGGTTGATCAATCGGACTCCGCCCGCGACCTTCTGGCACCTTCTTTGAAGGAGTGGGAACAGTTGCTAGAGGAAAGCAAGGGCGGTGATGATACCTTGAGTGTTATCGACTTTGCTGGTGATGCTACGATTCGCATGGGTGAAGCCAGTGAAATATTATCCATGCAGACGAATCAGACAGATTTACCTTTGGCCGTGAATATGGCTGTTGCAAATAACGATACTCGTCGAGTTTCCAAAGTGCTTTTGCTGTCTGATGGTTACAGTACTGAATCACTACACGGTCTGAATGATATGTTACGTGAAGCTGAAATGCCACTGCATCACCGATTGGTTCATTTCGATGAGGAGAATGATGCGCGCGTAGTTTCATTTCGAGCTCCATCTCAGGTTCAAGCTGGAGAACCCACCATGCTTGATATTGAAATGCAGGGTTCTGTGAATCAGAAAATTGATTATCGCATCCGCCGTAACAAGGAAGTTATCGGTAAAGGGGAATTGACCTTGGGCAGTGATGGTCGGCAGCGTCTACGGCTAACAGATCGAGTTTTTGAGCCGGGCAGTCACCATTTTGAGGTCGAACTCATTACGCCAAATGATCCGCGTCCCGGGAATAATCGAAGTAGCCTTTGGACAGAAATGACAGCTGGCCCGAGGATTATTTTACTCACTGCTTATGAGAATGATCCTGTTGGAAAAGCTTTGGCATCCCTCGGACTACCGGTTCAACAATTGACACAGTTTGCTAATCTTAATGAAGGCAGTTTGAGCGGCGCCCGTGCCGTGATCATCAATAACGTTCCGGCCAATGTTTTACCTGGTGAGTTTCTAGAGTCGCTTGCTTTTTATGTTTCTGAGCAAGGTGGCGGGTTGGCCATGCTTGGCGGGAAGTATAGTTTTGGTTCAGGAGGATACTATCGTTCTCCGATTGATGAAGTGCTTCCAGTCAGTATGGAGCTTAAGGAAGACCATAAGAAGCTCGCAGTGGCGATGGCCATTGTGCTTGATCGCTCAGGCAGTATGGGAGCTGGTGTTGCCGGTGGGAGAACCAAGATGGATTTGGCCAATGCGGGCGCATCGGACACGGTCGAACTCATGGGAGCGAATGATGCAGTTACTGTTTTTGCAGTTGATAGCGAACCACATGTTATTGTGCCACTGACTGCTGTGACTGGAAATCAAGGGGCGATTCAAAATCGAATACGGCGCATTGTCAGTATGGGAGGTGGTATTTTTGTCTACACCGGTTTAGTGGCTGCCTGGGAGGAATTACAAAAAGCACCCGCTGGCCAAAAGCACATCATTCTTTTTGCCGATGCGGCCGATGCTGAAGAACCAGGCAAGTATAAGGCCTTGTTGGATGAGATTACAAATAATGGTGGGACTGTAAGTGTGATTGGACTTGGCACGGATAAGAATGCAGATGCGAATTTTCTTAAAGATGTCGCCAAGCGTGGTAACGGCCGGATTTTCTTTAATAATGATCCTGCCAAGTTGCCTGCTATTTTTGCGCAGGAAACCGTTGCTGTTACGCGTTCAGCATTTCTGGAGGAAACAGTTGGGCTCCAACCAACCGCTGACTGGATGGAGATTTCGGCTCAACCTATGCAGTGGCCATCTGTAGTCGATGGTTACAATTTGAGTTATTTACGAACGCGTGCTGCATCGGCAGTGAATTCCAAAGATGAGTATCATGCACCTATGGTTGCGTTTTGGCGGCGAGGTAGTGGGCGATCAGCGGCTGTGACTTTTCCTTTGAGTGGCCCGTTTAGTGATTCGATTCGAGCATGGCCGGAGTATGGGAATTTTATTCAAACGCTGATACGTTGGCTGGTTGGAAATCAGGAGCATCCCGGTCTTGGCATTCGGACGAGGGTTGATGGGAGTACCCTTGTGACTGATTTATTTTACTCCGATGAATGGGACGATACTATAGCTGATTCGACGCCATCCATCGTCTATACCCAGGGTGGCATCGATGAAGCAAAAGAAGGACAATGGGAGCGCATGGCGCCAGGACATTTTGTGACTCGCATTCCTCTGGAAGATCACACTCCTTATCGTGGAGCAGTCCAGTGGAATGATGCGACGATTCCATTTGGCCCATTGGCAACTCAGGAAAATCGGGAATGGGATACAGCGCCTGCTCAACTGAATGCTCTCCAGGCGACCGCAAACGCTTCAGGTGGCGGAGCTGTTACTCTCTTGGAGACCATCTGGGAATCAGAAGATCAGGAACGATTTCAATCCTTGCGGCCTATACTGTTAATCGCATTGATCTTCCTTTTCCTGGTTGAAGCAGCTTGGCGACGTTTACGTTAG
- a CDS encoding ABC transporter ATP-binding protein produces the protein MSLVEVDSIYRAFGNVQAVNGLSFSIDQGQIVGFIGANGAGKTTTMRMMVTLEVPDSGAIRICDMDVLDHPREVRKLIGWMPDHFGGYPNMDVLEYLDFYARAFGLKGKERRRQLDDILAFTDLDVLAERPCDRLSKGQTQRLCLGRALLSDPEILVLDEPAAGLDPKARIEFKNLVRLLADRGKTLFISSHILSELGEMCNHLLFIDQGRQVHQGTADSLKYHKAEGGLTVRMRCNGDGLRFDQWLAGQTHIKATKKDDDMLEIHITHDDNKDSCLVLAETIRSLVEAKVEVFEFHRIERRLEDAFVDILGDLN, from the coding sequence ATGAGTCTCGTAGAAGTGGATAGTATCTATCGCGCCTTTGGCAATGTGCAGGCTGTCAATGGCTTGAGCTTCAGTATCGATCAAGGGCAGATTGTCGGATTCATCGGTGCCAATGGAGCCGGGAAAACGACAACCATGCGCATGATGGTGACTCTGGAAGTTCCGGACTCAGGGGCGATTCGTATATGTGATATGGATGTACTCGATCATCCCAGAGAGGTTCGGAAATTGATTGGCTGGATGCCGGATCACTTTGGTGGATACCCGAATATGGATGTCCTTGAATATTTGGATTTTTATGCTCGAGCCTTCGGTTTGAAAGGTAAGGAGCGTCGTCGTCAATTGGATGATATACTGGCCTTCACTGATCTTGATGTCCTGGCAGAAAGACCCTGTGACCGTCTTTCGAAGGGGCAAACCCAGCGCTTGTGTCTTGGCCGGGCCTTGCTTTCTGATCCGGAAATTCTTGTCTTGGATGAACCGGCAGCCGGTCTTGACCCTAAGGCGCGAATTGAATTTAAGAATCTTGTCAGGCTCCTGGCTGACCGTGGAAAAACGCTTTTCATCAGCTCTCACATTCTTTCCGAACTGGGAGAGATGTGTAATCATCTGCTGTTCATTGATCAGGGGCGACAAGTCCACCAGGGAACAGCGGATAGTCTGAAGTATCACAAGGCCGAAGGGGGGTTGACCGTGCGTATGCGCTGCAATGGCGACGGTTTACGTTTTGATCAATGGCTGGCAGGGCAAACCCATATCAAGGCTACCAAGAAAGACGACGATATGCTCGAGATACATATTACGCATGATGACAATAAAGACAGTTGTTTGGTCCTGGCAGAGACCATTCGGAGTCTGGTCGAAGCGAAGGTTGAAGTTTTTGAATTCCATCGCATTGAGCGGAGGTTGGAAGACGCTTTTGTCGATATTCTGGGGGATCTGAACTGA
- a CDS encoding PKD domain-containing protein → MRPSSKLFAAAALFLIAAKTAMSVTYPTVNSTNFPSGTYDDGNPVPLNYRYFIPVNYDANDASTLYPLVLFLHGAGEKSPADNNKQLNNNANGSMIFISSANPDNQSAYPCFWVAPQCTLSGWSDSYLPGQIQGMLDDLIANYHIDPDRIYITGLSMGGGGVVEQLHAYPGRYAAANPIAGWFNGDAAPYAHIPLWAFHCANDGTVGVNGSDNVVGSMRWLGGTVNYTRYDTGGHGGAWNRAYNPATPLVPWMMAQRRGQAPTSQAGPYINVTSPTASGNTSTSASNIIIGGDADADTTVVTTRNDTLWQTGTTTGTTNWSSTINSLKTGVNRIYVETETIAYAAPGNGKTTSNSFIYVNRGTGGDSTQPNLTITSPTTDDTYFTQNATVDIGGTATDNIGVTSLSWSNNRGGSGNITIASPWQYNGIALQSGANVITVTAMDAANNVRTDTITVTYSANLPPQVNAGTDETVTLSSGTINAALDGSASDDGLPQGSTLSLAWSTVSGPGTVSFADNTQAVTAATFTVAGTYVLRLTADDTEFTNSDDVTITVNPEGAPSNASILFDFGPSNSTTAGNWNNITQTWKDVTLADAIDINGQPTGVNFLIDTGFTSTNSLGVDTDVLYPNNAAKDSFYVAGTTAAAVVLSGLDVSKKYTIRLFASRAVAGDRLTLYTIGTNSQILDASDNTTQVVEFTELTPEVGGSITLQVATDDGQGYGYLGVLELIPEEEIVEIWNSEDVGTSQVAGNSTPTSTGFTIQGSGGLATWQAFDLFHYTYRAISGDVTVTTQVTSVSAESIHSCGMIMMRPSLTDNVRHVFTGLQNNHGVLHTYRQSDGATGGHTRQYGPVPPYWIRLQRVGDVFISFYSADGNSWTQLGSPVTVDMPDEILVGLGAYSTDWSLLTTAEFSNLVIETAP, encoded by the coding sequence ATGAGGCCCAGTTCAAAGCTCTTCGCAGCGGCGGCACTGTTTCTCATTGCAGCCAAGACTGCAATGTCAGTCACCTATCCAACCGTTAATTCAACAAACTTCCCCTCAGGGACTTATGACGACGGTAATCCAGTCCCACTAAACTATCGATACTTCATTCCAGTCAACTACGATGCGAATGACGCCAGCACACTATACCCGCTGGTTTTGTTTCTTCATGGAGCAGGTGAAAAGAGTCCCGCCGATAACAATAAGCAGTTGAATAACAATGCGAATGGCTCGATGATTTTCATCTCAAGCGCAAACCCTGACAATCAGTCTGCCTATCCCTGCTTCTGGGTCGCACCTCAGTGCACTTTGTCGGGCTGGAGCGACAGCTATCTCCCAGGGCAGATCCAGGGGATGCTGGATGACCTAATTGCAAACTATCACATTGACCCGGATCGCATCTACATTACCGGCCTTTCCATGGGTGGCGGTGGTGTCGTTGAGCAACTCCATGCGTATCCCGGACGTTACGCAGCCGCAAACCCTATCGCCGGCTGGTTCAATGGCGATGCAGCTCCATACGCCCACATTCCACTCTGGGCCTTCCATTGTGCCAATGACGGAACAGTGGGAGTCAACGGTTCTGACAATGTCGTTGGAAGCATGCGCTGGCTCGGTGGCACAGTGAACTACACGCGATACGACACCGGTGGACACGGAGGAGCATGGAACAGAGCCTACAACCCTGCAACCCCACTTGTCCCCTGGATGATGGCGCAACGACGCGGCCAGGCACCAACCTCGCAAGCAGGTCCGTATATAAATGTAACATCCCCCACAGCCTCAGGCAATACATCAACATCGGCCAGCAACATTATCATTGGAGGAGATGCTGATGCGGACACCACAGTTGTGACAACACGCAACGACACGCTCTGGCAAACCGGAACAACAACTGGAACAACAAACTGGAGCTCAACTATAAACTCACTTAAAACAGGTGTGAACCGCATCTATGTGGAGACTGAAACAATCGCTTATGCAGCACCAGGAAATGGTAAAACCACATCCAATAGCTTCATCTATGTAAATAGAGGCACTGGAGGTGACTCAACCCAACCTAATCTAACGATAACATCACCCACTACGGACGATACCTATTTTACACAGAATGCAACCGTTGACATCGGAGGAACAGCAACCGACAACATCGGCGTAACCAGCCTTTCATGGTCGAACAACCGAGGTGGAAGCGGCAACATCACGATCGCCTCTCCATGGCAATACAATGGAATTGCACTGCAATCAGGTGCCAATGTCATCACAGTTACCGCAATGGATGCGGCCAACAATGTAAGGACAGATACCATTACGGTAACCTACTCAGCAAACCTGCCTCCCCAGGTAAATGCCGGAACCGACGAAACCGTTACCCTATCCTCTGGCACAATCAACGCAGCACTGGATGGTTCGGCAAGCGATGACGGACTACCACAAGGAAGCACATTATCCCTGGCATGGAGCACAGTAAGCGGCCCGGGCACAGTTTCATTTGCTGATAATACACAAGCAGTAACTGCCGCCACATTCACCGTCGCCGGCACCTATGTCCTGCGCCTTACCGCCGATGATACGGAGTTCACCAACTCCGATGATGTCACCATCACAGTCAATCCCGAAGGTGCCCCGTCGAACGCATCAATACTCTTTGACTTCGGACCAAGCAACTCAACAACAGCAGGTAACTGGAATAACATTACACAAACCTGGAAAGACGTAACTCTGGCCGATGCCATTGATATCAATGGCCAGCCAACGGGCGTAAATTTCCTGATCGATACAGGCTTCACCTCGACTAACAGCCTTGGAGTCGACACAGATGTACTCTATCCCAACAATGCTGCCAAGGACTCCTTCTACGTTGCAGGAACAACAGCAGCCGCAGTGGTGCTCAGCGGATTGGATGTCAGCAAAAAATACACTATCCGACTTTTTGCTTCACGCGCTGTAGCCGGTGATCGCCTCACCCTCTACACCATTGGGACAAACTCGCAAATCCTGGATGCATCCGACAACACAACTCAAGTCGTGGAGTTCACGGAACTGACACCTGAGGTTGGTGGCTCAATCACACTTCAGGTAGCGACAGATGATGGACAGGGCTATGGTTATCTGGGTGTTTTGGAATTAATCCCCGAAGAAGAGATTGTTGAAATCTGGAATTCTGAAGATGTTGGAACCAGCCAGGTAGCAGGCAACTCGACTCCAACTTCAACAGGTTTCACCATTCAAGGCTCCGGCGGCCTTGCAACATGGCAGGCATTTGACCTCTTCCATTACACCTACAGAGCAATCAGTGGTGATGTCACAGTCACAACGCAAGTCACTTCAGTCTCAGCTGAAAGCATTCATTCCTGCGGAATGATCATGATGCGACCATCGCTGACTGATAACGTACGCCATGTATTCACAGGATTGCAAAACAACCACGGGGTCCTGCATACATACCGCCAATCAGACGGTGCCACAGGCGGACATACAAGACAATATGGACCAGTTCCTCCATACTGGATTCGCCTCCAGCGCGTTGGTGACGTTTTCATCAGTTTCTATTCGGCTGATGGCAATTCCTGGACGCAACTAGGATCGCCAGTCACAGTGGATATGCCCGACGAAATCCTCGTCGGTCTGGGCGCCTACAGCACTGACTGGAGCCTCCTGACTACTGCTGAATTCAGCAATCTTGTTATCGAAACGGCACCCTGA
- a CDS encoding DUF58 domain-containing protein encodes MKLSERISLAGVTETLEALMGKGEIAANQFRLPFNRQHWRGQSGNWAGAGIGSSIDFQDHRPYVPGDDPRYINWQAYARTGSYSMKLYREEVSPQVDLVIDTSESMFVDSAKVSCAIEFFYFACQSAWRTAALLNAFQINGRKVEALSNDAIRMGDWEVAEESREQTNHSDWSQIPWRAQSLRVIVSDLLFDSDPEELLSISGRGGACLLLFSPYTNAEENPDWLGNLELLDCESKERARRYFTREDVDDYQRRYQEHFALWQEAAIRHNASLARMKAERDLADILLDETARQGGVELCR; translated from the coding sequence ATGAAATTGTCCGAGCGAATCAGCCTCGCTGGTGTTACCGAAACACTGGAAGCCTTGATGGGGAAGGGAGAGATTGCAGCGAATCAATTTCGTTTGCCTTTCAATCGCCAGCATTGGCGAGGCCAGTCTGGCAACTGGGCAGGGGCGGGGATTGGTAGTTCCATCGACTTTCAGGATCATCGCCCTTATGTGCCGGGAGATGATCCTCGTTATATCAATTGGCAGGCCTACGCCCGGACTGGCAGCTACTCAATGAAGCTCTACAGAGAGGAGGTCAGCCCGCAAGTCGACTTGGTCATTGATACTTCAGAGTCGATGTTTGTCGATTCAGCTAAAGTCAGTTGCGCAATTGAGTTCTTTTACTTTGCATGCCAAAGTGCATGGAGGACTGCCGCACTACTCAATGCATTTCAAATTAATGGCCGCAAAGTGGAGGCTCTTTCCAATGATGCTATCAGAATGGGGGATTGGGAAGTGGCAGAAGAATCACGTGAGCAAACAAATCATTCTGATTGGTCACAAATTCCATGGCGTGCTCAATCGCTGCGTGTGATTGTATCAGATTTGCTTTTTGACAGTGACCCCGAAGAACTTCTTAGCATCTCAGGTCGGGGAGGTGCTTGTCTGCTACTTTTTAGTCCCTACACAAATGCCGAAGAGAATCCAGATTGGTTGGGCAACCTGGAATTATTGGACTGCGAGTCAAAAGAGCGGGCTCGACGCTATTTCACACGCGAGGATGTTGACGATTACCAGCGTCGATATCAGGAGCACTTTGCGCTGTGGCAGGAGGCTGCCATACGTCACAATGCAAGCCTGGCTCGGATGAAGGCTGAACGCGACTTAGCCGACATACTCCTGGATGAGACAGCCAGACAGGGAGGAGTGGAGCTATGCAGATAA
- a CDS encoding PEP-CTERM sorting domain-containing protein (PEP-CTERM proteins occur, often in large numbers, in the proteomes of bacteria that also encode an exosortase, a predicted intramembrane cysteine proteinase. The presence of a PEP-CTERM domain at a protein's C-terminus predicts cleavage within the sorting domain, followed by covalent anchoring to some some component of the (usually Gram-negative) cell surface. Many PEP-CTERM proteins exhibit an unusual sequence composition that includes large numbers of potential glycosylation sites. Expression of one such protein has been shown restore the ability of a bacterium to form floc, a type of biofilm.), with translation MKSRVLTTLRPGLLAGALAFAAFTSTSHGATLTMNAIQDTTVLDEAFFRDTIYGGSEVLGIASYSSVGMILRFDTTNLASLAGATINSVSFTFTVASNAATTPSNAPNLIINQLSAANSAWTEGTSAGGDVNAVGGANREFLNKTGPGQPGTGTDWASGGNLISFNTPFAAADVAASYDAGSFADITFSDGDVHEFSLNGSDSAAFIAGWLGDSDLADAGVIVNVASGGTFFGGRDGISFNYAFDSVQAASGAAFITVDYTAIPEPSIYALIASAGVLVLVVRRRVKQA, from the coding sequence ATGAAATCAAGAGTTCTCACCACCTTACGACCAGGCCTTCTTGCCGGCGCTCTGGCTTTTGCGGCATTTACTTCAACCTCGCATGGTGCGACGCTCACCATGAATGCGATTCAGGATACAACGGTTCTGGATGAAGCGTTCTTCAGAGATACCATATATGGTGGCAGTGAGGTCTTGGGGATTGCATCATACAGTTCGGTTGGAATGATATTGCGGTTTGACACTACAAATCTAGCATCTCTGGCCGGTGCCACGATCAATTCCGTGTCATTTACATTCACAGTGGCTTCGAATGCGGCAACGACTCCTTCGAATGCCCCCAATTTAATAATCAATCAGCTATCTGCTGCGAACAGCGCTTGGACAGAAGGCACATCTGCAGGTGGAGATGTCAATGCTGTCGGTGGTGCAAACAGGGAATTCTTGAATAAGACAGGACCGGGTCAGCCAGGGACAGGCACTGACTGGGCTAGTGGTGGAAACCTTATTTCATTCAATACTCCTTTCGCGGCCGCGGATGTTGCAGCCAGCTATGATGCTGGATCATTTGCTGATATTACTTTTTCAGATGGTGATGTTCATGAGTTCTCTCTGAATGGGAGCGACTCAGCAGCGTTTATTGCTGGTTGGCTGGGAGACTCTGATCTTGCTGACGCAGGGGTGATTGTTAACGTGGCGTCAGGAGGAACTTTCTTTGGAGGTCGTGATGGCATATCATTCAATTACGCATTTGATAGTGTTCAGGCAGCAAGTGGTGCCGCTTTTATCACCGTCGATTACACCGCAATCCCTGAGCCTTCGATTTATGCTTTGATTGCAAGTGCAGGGGTTCTGGTTCTTGTGGTGCGTCGTCGCGTGAAGCAGGCATGA